A single genomic interval of Homo sapiens chromosome 7, GRCh38.p14 Primary Assembly harbors:
- the SPDYE2B gene encoding speedy protein E2B isoform X2 codes for MDRTETRFRKRGQITGKITTSRQPHPQNEQSPQRSTSGYPLQEVVDDEMLGPSAPGVDPSPPCRSLGWKRKREWSDESEEEPEKELAPEPEETWVVEMLCGLKMKLKQQRVSSILPEHHKDFNSQLAPGVDPSPPHRSFCWKRKMEWWDESEESLEEEPRKVLAPEPEEIWVAEMLCGLKMKLKRRRVSLVLPEHHEAFNRLLEDPVIKRFLAWDKDLRVSDKLPGQ; via the exons ATGGACAGAACGGAGACTAGGTTCCGTAAGAGGGGACAGATTACGGGAAAGATCACGACCAGCCGTCAACCGCACCCCCAGAATGAGCAGAGTCCCCAGCGGAGCACCTCGGGGTACCCCCTCCAGGAGGTGGTGGATGATGAAATGTTGGGACCATCAG CCCCTGGGGTAGATCCCAGCCCCCCATGTAGGTCCCTTGGctggaaaaggaagagggagtGGTCAGATGAATCTGAGGAGGAGCCGGAGAAGGAGCTCGCCCCTGAGCCTGAGGAGACCTGGGTAGTGGAGATGCTGTGTGGGCTCAAGATGAAGCTGAAGCAACAGCGAGTGTCATCCATCCTCCCTGAGCACCACAAGGACTTCAACAGTCAGCTTG CCCCTGGGGTAGATCCCAGCCCCCCGCATAGGTCCTTTTGCTGGAAAAGGAAGATGGAGTGGTGGGACGAATCTGAGGAGTCGTTGGAGGAGGAGCCACGGAAGGTGCTCGCCCCTGAGCCTGAGGAGATCTGGGTGGCGGAGATGCTGTGTGGCCTCAAGATGAAGCTGAAGCGACGGCGAGTGTCGCTCGTGCTCCCTGAGCACCACGAGGCCTTCAACAGGCTGCTTG AGGATCCTGTCATTAAAAGATTCTTGGCCTGGGACAAAGATCTGAGGGTGTCGGACAAG